The following are encoded together in the Populus trichocarpa isolate Nisqually-1 chromosome 5, P.trichocarpa_v4.1, whole genome shotgun sequence genome:
- the LOC18098698 gene encoding cysteine-tryptophan domain-containing zinc finger protein 3 isoform X4: protein MLPPSHDDQLTEGASQNSTSSLHETVSARPAAALRISSPLPLARPLPEDRLVKIQSSREYVSGYEPLQRPVNQSDQKMLKLRIKVGSDNCLPEQKISAIYSNLGLDMSPSLSSEDTDSPSEWERDFPDSLEEQMDSPTCIVRIMTSSPIPSGAMLSPLHDCLLNLSEQKDSLDHERTVPVQEFSVLWADEKVPVKKQKKPSDRRVRLVELKNEHFYDPPNCFSAFLKNESSMETSNGNHMLSDARNHPPGSKTAKMGGVAAGTGTKFRINVSGAKEETFSQKACKMHEVSAKATLTRKVLKDKKLGCVPRDNGSEGDKSLDLSKEDYSMPEGMRKCRDGTLDLTKQKFEKKKTSHLHDDMKVSHGEKQLSAGKKKPKGSKYDRISTDKSNNSMRINLSAEPKEKIFQKSSLPCRSKGDKALHENLRKVKVKHPVLIGDRKAGRSESRNHLLGTSVGDETRDCKREVHEKKTLAFRNKSKLSSVDKKNSLVSTSKANLRGDINGGVPSAGPLPMEVAPYLIEENWVCCDKCHKWRLLPYGTNPDQLPQKWLCTMLDWLPGMNCCTVSEEETTDTQRARCRLSVAGNHDGRLSHSVSIESSITFINTRHDLDQNPQDLSFSGGKKKHEIKEVSNPAQYSLSKKLLISTRKNEHVSIERRLKNRSLPSWEKKLEKRLGDVQPQKSKTKREADQESCKLSKKARTDSMHFAEEDHNTGGFSKKEMGSNDKKNSSSREMRCLAKNSTNLYVEKHNQFQKTLVTEDQDTMGIERKKRKSKDWMDSQIYQGNHSGNRLNSCISMEETSWSECRKEKKPRKCKFEEKVSSASKGVCKLFEKDKMNYLSQSTDAGKNSERRDLRDFQDVKGSPVESVCSSPSRISNRGSPRRTSSGDHGNTDIGFYHFSGQTKSSEGERVGLSNWSGTSRKENAPVSAPINDDEVEKHYAGQKVSSIKILNNSNREDNQFRCEGYEASLEKMDAVFQKDCNSASHHNVLQNCSSSRSLDMLDKINQVEKAAGKWKSLDFLFCGDKMENQSWKNSENDALEVDGSSFEDLARAPRQLGKDDGRNGFQDVTRRFPLPDASNTIASNHIRNYFFSQVANDALEGAKDLKHSTDSLKVSESGLQSTELFFQAALKFLHGASLFNPHNNNSTNSGEMTSAEMYVRAAKLCEYCASEFERFNALAYAFLAYKCIEVAYMRVVHSNDLTASRDLNELRTALKRVSPVESPSSSDSYVENLNSEVKVENRNITKDVGCSPAATACIIAARNQPSFVRLLNFAEDVNLAMEASRKSQAAFAAAEIILAETGNTEGISSIKKVLDIGFHDVEGLLRLIRLAIESLHKTP from the exons ATGCTACCACCTTCTCATGATGATCAGCTGACAGAG GGTGCCTCTCAGAACTCCACAAGCTCATTACATGAGACCGTTTCTGCAAGACCTGCAGCCGCTTTGAGAATTTCCTCTCCACTGCCTTTAGCAAGGCCTTTGCCTGAGGATAGGTTAGTTAAAATTCAAAGTTCGAGAGAATATGTTTCTGGTTATGAACCACTTCAACGTCCAGTTAACCAGTCGGACCAGAAAATGCTGAAGCTACGAATCAAAGTGGGGTCAGATAATTGTTTGCCAGAGCAGAAAATTTCAGCAATCTACAGTAATCTTGGCCTGGACATGTCTCCATCATTATCATCAGAGGACACTGACAGCCCCTCTGAATGGGAGAGGGATTTTCCAGATTCTCTAGAGGAACAAATGGATTCTCCAACTTGCATTGTCAGG ATTATGACCTCTTCTCCTATACCAAGTGGTGCAATGTTGTCACCTCTTCATGATTGTTTGCTTAATTTATCAGAACAGAAAGATTCTTTGGACCATGAAAGAACAGTACCTGTGCAAGAGTTCTCTGTCCTGTGGGCTGACGAGAAAGTGCCTGTCAAGAAGCAAAAGAAGCCAAGTGATAGACGTGTGAGGTTGGTGGAGCTGAAGAATGAACACTTTTATGATCCACCCAATTGTTTTAGTGCCTTTTTGAAGAATGAATCAAGCATGGAGACCTCAAATGGAAACCATATGTTATCTGATGCAAGAAATCACCCTCCTGGATCCAAAACTGCTAAAATGGGTGGAGTAGCTGCTGGAACAGGTACAAAATTCAGAATCAATGTGAGTGGGGCAAAAGAGGAAACATTTAGCCAAAAAGCTTGCAAGATGCATGAAGTAAGTGCGAAGGCTACTTTGACCAGAAAAGttcttaaagataaaaaattaggcTGTGTCCCAAGAGACAATGGGAGCGAAGGTGATAAAAGTCTTGATTTGTCTAAAGAAGATTACAGCATGCCTGAGGGAATGAGAAAATGTAGAGACGGAACCTTGGATCTTACAAAACAGAAgtttgaaaagaagaaaacatccCACTTGCATGATGATATGAAGGTATCTCACGGGGAAAAACAGCTATCTGCTGGCAAAAAGAAACCTAAGGGAAGCAAATATGATCGTATCTCTACTGACAAGTCAAATAATAGCATGAGGATCAATTTGTCTGCAGAGCCAAAAGAAAAGATCTTTCAAAAAAGCAGCCTTCCTTGTAGAAGTAAAGGGGATAAAGCATTGCACGAAAACTTGAGAAAGGTCAAAGTTAAACATCCTGTTTTGATTGGTGACAGAAAAGCAGGGAGAAGTGAATCTAGAAACCATCTGCTGGGAACTTCTGTTGGAGATGAGACAAGGGACTGTAAGCGTGAGGTACATGAGAAAAAAACCCTTGCTTTCAGAAACAAATCAAAGTTGAGTtcagttgataaaaaaaacagtttggTTTCAACTTCTAAAGCAAATTTAAGAGGAGACATCAATGGTGGTGTGCCATCTGCTGGCCCACTTCCTATGGAGGTGGCACCATATCTTATAGAGGAAAATTGGGTGTGTTGTGACAAGTGTCACAAGTGGCGGCTTCTACCATATGGTACAAACCCTGACCAGCTTCCACAGAAATGGCTGTGCACCATGCTTGACTGGCT GCCTGGAATGAACTGTTGTACTGTTAGTGAGGAGGAGACAACGGATACTCAGCGTGCACGGTGTCGACTCTCTGTTGCAGGGAACCATGATGGCCGGCTAAGCCATTCTGTCAGCATTGAATCTTCAATTACCTTCATTAATACCAGGCATGATCTTGATCAAAATCCACAAGATCTTAGCTTTAGTGGTGGAAAgaagaaacatgaaattaaagaaGTGTCTAATCCAGCTCAGTATAGTCTTTCTAAGAAGTTGCTGATCTCAACAAGGAAGAATGAACATGTCTCTATTGAAAGAAGGTTAAAAAACAGAAGCTTGCCTTCTTGGGAGAAAAAGTTGGAGAAAAGATTGG GTGATGTGCAGCCACAGAAATCAAAGACCAAGAGAGAAGCTGATCAAGAAAGTTGCAAGCTTTCCAAAAAAGCAAGGACAGACAGTATGCACTTTGCGGAAGAAGATCATAATACTGGTGGATtctcaaagaaagaaatgggAAGTAATGATAAAAAGAATTCATCTTCCAGAGAAATGAGGTGTCTCGCAAAGAATTCCACAAATCTTTATGTTGAAAAACATAACCAGTTTCAGAAGACACTGGTTACAGAGGATCAAGATACAATGGGTattgagaggaagaagagaaagtCTAAAGACTGGATGGACAGTCAGATCTATCAAGGTAACCATTCTGGTAATAGGCTAAATAGCTGTATTTCCATGGAGGAGACAAGTTGGAGCGAatgcagaaaagaaaagaagccaagaaaatgtaaatttgaagaaaaggtCTCTAGTGCAAGCAAGGGTGTTTGCAAACTGTTTGAAAAAGATAAGATGAATTATTTATCCCAATCAACTGATGCTGGTAAGAATTCAGAAAGAAGGGATTTGAGAGACTTCCAAGATGTTAAGGGCTCACCTGTGGAGTCAGTCTGTTCTTCACCTTCGAGGATTTCTAACCGAGGCAGCCCTAGAAGGACCTCTTCAGGTGATCATGGTAACACAGACATTGGTTTTTATCATTTCAGTGGCCAAACAAAATCCTCAGAAGGTGAACGTGTTGGTTTAAGTAACTGGTCTGGGACCTCAAGGAAGGAAAATGCTCCTGTTTCTGCACCTATCAATgatgatgaagttgagaaacattatgCTGGTCAGAAGGTTTCTTCCatcaaaattctaaataatagtaatagagAGGATAACCAATTTAGATGTGAGGGATATGAGGCCTCACTTGAGAAAATGGATGCTGTTTTTCAAAAGGATTGCAATTCAGCTTCACATCATAATGTTCTGCAGAACTGCAGCAGCAGTAGATCTTTGGACATGCTTGACAAAATTAATCAAGTGGAAAAGGCTGCAGGGAAATGGAAATCATTGGATTTCTTATTTTGTGGTGATAAAATGGAAAATCAGTCTTGGAAAAATAGTGAAAATGATGCATTGGAAGTTGATGGTTCTAGTTTTGAAGACTTGGCAAGGGCTCCAAGACAACTTGGAAAGGATGATGGTCGGAATGGGTTTCAAGATGTTACGCGAAGGTTTCCTTTGCCTGATGCCAGCAACACTATTGCATCAAATCATATCAGAAATTATTTCTTTAGTCAGGTAGCAAATGATGCTTTGGAAGGAGCCAAGGATCTTAAGCATTCAACAGATTCTCTTAAG GTTTCTGAATCAGGCCTTCAAAGTACTGAGTTATTCTTTCAGGCAGCTTTGAAATTTCTTCATGGGGCATCCCTTTTTAATCCTCATAACAACAATAGCACCAACAGTGGGGAGATGACATCAGCTGAAATGTATGTTCGTGCTGCAAAACTGTGCGA ATATTGTGCTTCTGAATTTGAGAGATTCAATGCCTTGGCATATGCTTTTTTGGCATACAAATGCATTGAAGTGGCATATATGCGGGTAGTCCATTCCAATGACCTCACTGCAAGCAGGGATCTGAATGAACTGCGAACAGCATTAAAAAGGGTTTCTCCag TTGAGTCCCCATCTTCTTCTGACTCTTATGTTGAGAACCTAAACAGTGAAGTAAAAGTGGAGAATAGAAATATAACTAAGGATGTTGGTTGTTCTCCAGCAGCTACAGCTTGTATCATTGCTGCTAGAAACCAGCCCAGCTTTGTTCGGTTGCTTAATTTT GCAGAAGATGTGAACCTTGCAATGGAAGCCTCAAGGAAATCCCAGGCTGCCTTTGCAGCTGCTGAAATAATTCTTGCAGAGACAGGCAATACTGAGGGTATTTCTTCCATTAAGAAAGTTCTTGATATAGGCTTCCATGATGTAGAGGGGCTATTGCGGTTGATACGCCTTGCAATAGAGAGCCTTCACAAAACTCCTTGA
- the LOC18098698 gene encoding cysteine-tryptophan domain-containing zinc finger protein 3 isoform X1, with protein MGETEIEEGEACDYMDNGDQNFDIDVALSYLDDRIQDILGQYQKEFEGGVSAETLGARFGGYGSFLPTYQRSPSIRSNPVTQRKVQSHGMLPPSHDDQLTEGASQNSTSSLHETVSARPAAALRISSPLPLARPLPEDRLVKIQSSREYVSGYEPLQRPVNQSDQKMLKLRIKVGSDNCLPEQKISAIYSNLGLDMSPSLSSEDTDSPSEWERDFPDSLEEQMDSPTCIVRIMTSSPIPSGAMLSPLHDCLLNLSEQKDSLDHERTVPVQEFSVLWADEKVPVKKQKKPSDRRVRLVELKNEHFYDPPNCFSAFLKNESSMETSNGNHMLSDARNHPPGSKTAKMGGVAAGTGTKFRINVSGAKEETFSQKACKMHEVSAKATLTRKVLKDKKLGCVPRDNGSEGDKSLDLSKEDYSMPEGMRKCRDGTLDLTKQKFEKKKTSHLHDDMKVSHGEKQLSAGKKKPKGSKYDRISTDKSNNSMRINLSAEPKEKIFQKSSLPCRSKGDKALHENLRKVKVKHPVLIGDRKAGRSESRNHLLGTSVGDETRDCKREVHEKKTLAFRNKSKLSSVDKKNSLVSTSKANLRGDINGGVPSAGPLPMEVAPYLIEENWVCCDKCHKWRLLPYGTNPDQLPQKWLCTMLDWLPGMNCCTVSEEETTDTQRARCRLSVAGNHDGRLSHSVSIESSITFINTRHDLDQNPQDLSFSGGKKKHEIKEVSNPAQYSLSKKLLISTRKNEHVSIERRLKNRSLPSWEKKLEKRLGDVQPQKSKTKREADQESCKLSKKARTDSMHFAEEDHNTGGFSKKEMGSNDKKNSSSREMRCLAKNSTNLYVEKHNQFQKTLVTEDQDTMGIERKKRKSKDWMDSQIYQGNHSGNRLNSCISMEETSWSECRKEKKPRKCKFEEKVSSASKGVCKLFEKDKMNYLSQSTDAGKNSERRDLRDFQDVKGSPVESVCSSPSRISNRGSPRRTSSGDHGNTDIGFYHFSGQTKSSEGERVGLSNWSGTSRKENAPVSAPINDDEVEKHYAGQKVSSIKILNNSNREDNQFRCEGYEASLEKMDAVFQKDCNSASHHNVLQNCSSSRSLDMLDKINQVEKAAGKWKSLDFLFCGDKMENQSWKNSENDALEVDGSSFEDLARAPRQLGKDDGRNGFQDVTRRFPLPDASNTIASNHIRNYFFSQVANDALEGAKDLKHSTDSLKVSESGLQSTELFFQAALKFLHGASLFNPHNNNSTNSGEMTSAEMYVRAAKLCEYCASEFERFNALAYAFLAYKCIEVAYMRVVHSNDLTASRDLNELRTALKRVSPVESPSSSDSYVENLNSEVKVENRNITKDVGCSPAATACIIAARNQPSFVRLLNFAEDVNLAMEASRKSQAAFAAAEIILAETGNTEGISSIKKVLDIGFHDVEGLLRLIRLAIESLHKTP; from the exons ATGGGAGAGACTGAGATTGAAGAGGGAGAGGCGTGTGATTACATGGACAATGGTGATCAGAACTTTGATATTGATGTGGCTCTCTCTTACCTT GATGATAGGATTCAGGACATCTTGGGGCAGTACCAAAAAGAATTTGAAGGTGGAGTTTCTGCAGAGACTTTGG GTGCAAGATTTGGTGGTTATGGTTCGTTTTTACCTACTTACCAGCGTTCTCCTTCTATACGGTCGAATCCAGTAACCCAGCGGAAAGTACAAAGCCATGGCATGCTACCACCTTCTCATGATGATCAGCTGACAGAG GGTGCCTCTCAGAACTCCACAAGCTCATTACATGAGACCGTTTCTGCAAGACCTGCAGCCGCTTTGAGAATTTCCTCTCCACTGCCTTTAGCAAGGCCTTTGCCTGAGGATAGGTTAGTTAAAATTCAAAGTTCGAGAGAATATGTTTCTGGTTATGAACCACTTCAACGTCCAGTTAACCAGTCGGACCAGAAAATGCTGAAGCTACGAATCAAAGTGGGGTCAGATAATTGTTTGCCAGAGCAGAAAATTTCAGCAATCTACAGTAATCTTGGCCTGGACATGTCTCCATCATTATCATCAGAGGACACTGACAGCCCCTCTGAATGGGAGAGGGATTTTCCAGATTCTCTAGAGGAACAAATGGATTCTCCAACTTGCATTGTCAGG ATTATGACCTCTTCTCCTATACCAAGTGGTGCAATGTTGTCACCTCTTCATGATTGTTTGCTTAATTTATCAGAACAGAAAGATTCTTTGGACCATGAAAGAACAGTACCTGTGCAAGAGTTCTCTGTCCTGTGGGCTGACGAGAAAGTGCCTGTCAAGAAGCAAAAGAAGCCAAGTGATAGACGTGTGAGGTTGGTGGAGCTGAAGAATGAACACTTTTATGATCCACCCAATTGTTTTAGTGCCTTTTTGAAGAATGAATCAAGCATGGAGACCTCAAATGGAAACCATATGTTATCTGATGCAAGAAATCACCCTCCTGGATCCAAAACTGCTAAAATGGGTGGAGTAGCTGCTGGAACAGGTACAAAATTCAGAATCAATGTGAGTGGGGCAAAAGAGGAAACATTTAGCCAAAAAGCTTGCAAGATGCATGAAGTAAGTGCGAAGGCTACTTTGACCAGAAAAGttcttaaagataaaaaattaggcTGTGTCCCAAGAGACAATGGGAGCGAAGGTGATAAAAGTCTTGATTTGTCTAAAGAAGATTACAGCATGCCTGAGGGAATGAGAAAATGTAGAGACGGAACCTTGGATCTTACAAAACAGAAgtttgaaaagaagaaaacatccCACTTGCATGATGATATGAAGGTATCTCACGGGGAAAAACAGCTATCTGCTGGCAAAAAGAAACCTAAGGGAAGCAAATATGATCGTATCTCTACTGACAAGTCAAATAATAGCATGAGGATCAATTTGTCTGCAGAGCCAAAAGAAAAGATCTTTCAAAAAAGCAGCCTTCCTTGTAGAAGTAAAGGGGATAAAGCATTGCACGAAAACTTGAGAAAGGTCAAAGTTAAACATCCTGTTTTGATTGGTGACAGAAAAGCAGGGAGAAGTGAATCTAGAAACCATCTGCTGGGAACTTCTGTTGGAGATGAGACAAGGGACTGTAAGCGTGAGGTACATGAGAAAAAAACCCTTGCTTTCAGAAACAAATCAAAGTTGAGTtcagttgataaaaaaaacagtttggTTTCAACTTCTAAAGCAAATTTAAGAGGAGACATCAATGGTGGTGTGCCATCTGCTGGCCCACTTCCTATGGAGGTGGCACCATATCTTATAGAGGAAAATTGGGTGTGTTGTGACAAGTGTCACAAGTGGCGGCTTCTACCATATGGTACAAACCCTGACCAGCTTCCACAGAAATGGCTGTGCACCATGCTTGACTGGCT GCCTGGAATGAACTGTTGTACTGTTAGTGAGGAGGAGACAACGGATACTCAGCGTGCACGGTGTCGACTCTCTGTTGCAGGGAACCATGATGGCCGGCTAAGCCATTCTGTCAGCATTGAATCTTCAATTACCTTCATTAATACCAGGCATGATCTTGATCAAAATCCACAAGATCTTAGCTTTAGTGGTGGAAAgaagaaacatgaaattaaagaaGTGTCTAATCCAGCTCAGTATAGTCTTTCTAAGAAGTTGCTGATCTCAACAAGGAAGAATGAACATGTCTCTATTGAAAGAAGGTTAAAAAACAGAAGCTTGCCTTCTTGGGAGAAAAAGTTGGAGAAAAGATTGG GTGATGTGCAGCCACAGAAATCAAAGACCAAGAGAGAAGCTGATCAAGAAAGTTGCAAGCTTTCCAAAAAAGCAAGGACAGACAGTATGCACTTTGCGGAAGAAGATCATAATACTGGTGGATtctcaaagaaagaaatgggAAGTAATGATAAAAAGAATTCATCTTCCAGAGAAATGAGGTGTCTCGCAAAGAATTCCACAAATCTTTATGTTGAAAAACATAACCAGTTTCAGAAGACACTGGTTACAGAGGATCAAGATACAATGGGTattgagaggaagaagagaaagtCTAAAGACTGGATGGACAGTCAGATCTATCAAGGTAACCATTCTGGTAATAGGCTAAATAGCTGTATTTCCATGGAGGAGACAAGTTGGAGCGAatgcagaaaagaaaagaagccaagaaaatgtaaatttgaagaaaaggtCTCTAGTGCAAGCAAGGGTGTTTGCAAACTGTTTGAAAAAGATAAGATGAATTATTTATCCCAATCAACTGATGCTGGTAAGAATTCAGAAAGAAGGGATTTGAGAGACTTCCAAGATGTTAAGGGCTCACCTGTGGAGTCAGTCTGTTCTTCACCTTCGAGGATTTCTAACCGAGGCAGCCCTAGAAGGACCTCTTCAGGTGATCATGGTAACACAGACATTGGTTTTTATCATTTCAGTGGCCAAACAAAATCCTCAGAAGGTGAACGTGTTGGTTTAAGTAACTGGTCTGGGACCTCAAGGAAGGAAAATGCTCCTGTTTCTGCACCTATCAATgatgatgaagttgagaaacattatgCTGGTCAGAAGGTTTCTTCCatcaaaattctaaataatagtaatagagAGGATAACCAATTTAGATGTGAGGGATATGAGGCCTCACTTGAGAAAATGGATGCTGTTTTTCAAAAGGATTGCAATTCAGCTTCACATCATAATGTTCTGCAGAACTGCAGCAGCAGTAGATCTTTGGACATGCTTGACAAAATTAATCAAGTGGAAAAGGCTGCAGGGAAATGGAAATCATTGGATTTCTTATTTTGTGGTGATAAAATGGAAAATCAGTCTTGGAAAAATAGTGAAAATGATGCATTGGAAGTTGATGGTTCTAGTTTTGAAGACTTGGCAAGGGCTCCAAGACAACTTGGAAAGGATGATGGTCGGAATGGGTTTCAAGATGTTACGCGAAGGTTTCCTTTGCCTGATGCCAGCAACACTATTGCATCAAATCATATCAGAAATTATTTCTTTAGTCAGGTAGCAAATGATGCTTTGGAAGGAGCCAAGGATCTTAAGCATTCAACAGATTCTCTTAAG GTTTCTGAATCAGGCCTTCAAAGTACTGAGTTATTCTTTCAGGCAGCTTTGAAATTTCTTCATGGGGCATCCCTTTTTAATCCTCATAACAACAATAGCACCAACAGTGGGGAGATGACATCAGCTGAAATGTATGTTCGTGCTGCAAAACTGTGCGA ATATTGTGCTTCTGAATTTGAGAGATTCAATGCCTTGGCATATGCTTTTTTGGCATACAAATGCATTGAAGTGGCATATATGCGGGTAGTCCATTCCAATGACCTCACTGCAAGCAGGGATCTGAATGAACTGCGAACAGCATTAAAAAGGGTTTCTCCag TTGAGTCCCCATCTTCTTCTGACTCTTATGTTGAGAACCTAAACAGTGAAGTAAAAGTGGAGAATAGAAATATAACTAAGGATGTTGGTTGTTCTCCAGCAGCTACAGCTTGTATCATTGCTGCTAGAAACCAGCCCAGCTTTGTTCGGTTGCTTAATTTT GCAGAAGATGTGAACCTTGCAATGGAAGCCTCAAGGAAATCCCAGGCTGCCTTTGCAGCTGCTGAAATAATTCTTGCAGAGACAGGCAATACTGAGGGTATTTCTTCCATTAAGAAAGTTCTTGATATAGGCTTCCATGATGTAGAGGGGCTATTGCGGTTGATACGCCTTGCAATAGAGAGCCTTCACAAAACTCCTTGA